A stretch of Lathyrus oleraceus cultivar Zhongwan6 chromosome 6, CAAS_Psat_ZW6_1.0, whole genome shotgun sequence DNA encodes these proteins:
- the LOC127097332 gene encoding fatty-acid-binding protein 2, translated as MKNDWLPWMDSDPDLFPLEPFINNFLRSHFLQSFIQNSRTFHVPGTSAIEETFGRVSKFAGAVLFWVSGGGSNACGGSLRFGGGSGNMNMKVKPVIGNNVAGFGFPFGFKSKRKSSERVTLGKISSSLVSLFWREAKRIQSCSVLSLAAALVPPIQNLSSKLLSGPMQDPDMQIHGSMDQLPKEVERQRCPRLSISELNLANSTMEPKTGIEFPVVLDSLSAGEQSSRSDAEVLVGTGSRTMTIVKIKSLKIYAFGFYVHPNSLCEKLGPKYASISADELNDHNDFYQDLLREDISMTVRLVVNCKGMKINSVKNAFEKSLRARLVKTNPSADFDCLWTFGSYFTENIPIPLGTVIEFKRTVDGRLITEIGGSYVGSVHSKDLCRAFFDMYIGDLPVCEQAKKEIGMNIANMIRSC; from the exons ATGAAGAACGATTGGTTACCATGGATGGATTCAGATCCAGACTTATTCCCATTAGAACCATTCATCAACAACTTTCTACGCTCTCATTTCCTACAATCCTTTATACAAAACTCTAGAACCTTCCACGTTCCAGGAACTTCGGCAATCGAAGAGACCTTTGGCCGCGTATCGAAATTCGCCGGCGCGGTGTTGTTTTGGGTTTCCGGTGGTGGATCGAATGCCTGTGGCGGTTCTCTTCGATTTGGAGGCGGTTCTGGTAATATGAATATGAAGGTTAAGCCTGTGATTGGTAATAATGTGGCTGGGTTTGGGTTTCCTTTTGGTTTTAAATCAAAGAGGAAATCTTCTGAACGTGTGACTTTGGGGAAGATTTCGAGTTCCTTGGTTAGCTTGTTTTGGAGAGAAGCTAAAAGGATTCAATCATGCTCTGTTTTGTCGCTTGCTGCAGCTTTGGTGCCGCCAATTCAAAACTT GTCATCAAAACTACTATCTGGGCCAATGCAGGATCCTGATATGCAAATACATGGAAGCATGGACCAACTGCCTAAGGAGGTTGAGCGCCAAAGATGTCCTCGCCTATCAATTTCTGAGTTGAACCTAGCCAACTCTACCATGGAACCTAAAACAGGCATTGAATTTCCTGTGGTTCTGGATAGTTTATCAGCGGGAGAGCAGAGTTCCCGCTCTGATGCCGAG GTCCTTGTTGGAACGGGATCTAGAACCATGACAATTGTTAAAATTAAGTCACTAAAGATCTATGCTTTTGGATTTT ATGTTCACCCGAACTCCCTCTGTGAGAAGTTGGGCCCAAAATATGCATCAATTTCTGCAGATGAATTGAATGACCATAATGATTTCTACCAGGATCTTCTAAG GGAAGATATCAGTATGACTGTTAGGCTTGTCGTAAATTGCAAAGGGATGAAAATTAACAGCGTGAAAAA TGCTTTTGAGAAATCACTTAGAGCTCGACTAGTTAAG ACAAATCCATCTGCAGACTTTGATTGCCTTTGGACATTTGGTTCATACTTTACAGAGAATATCCCAATACCTTTG GGAACAGTAATTGAGTTTAAACGGACAGTTGATGGGCGTCTGATTACTGAAA TTGGTGGCAGTTACGTTGGAAGTGTCCACAGCAAAGATTTGTGTC GGGCATTCTTTGACATGTACATTGGAGATCTCCCTGTGTGCGAACAAGCCAAGAAAGAGATTGGCATGAACATCGCAAATATGATTAGGAGTTGCTGA
- the LOC127097334 gene encoding protein OXIDATIVE STRESS 3 LIKE 1 encodes MGIETVSFPRVASRTSVLFDAPGDFDVRKEVDEVCSTTSSSSIGRNSDDDVSSERSTVENENEAESAYNGGALHDMEALEEVLPIRRGISSFYNGKSKSFTSLADVVTTPSVKDIVKPENAYTRRRRNLMAYNHVWDKNKNYPLRSHGGGISKRTMSLSRSALALAVAMTNSDSSSSITSDDSASSTSNSSSLPPLYPRNRVSSLASPLQRNFFSLADLHNCAIAATMNMSSSSIENEKAYHPS; translated from the exons ATGGGGATTGAAACGGTGTCGTTTCCCCGCGTGGCGTCACGCACTTCCGTGTTATTCGACGCGCCGGGGGATTTTGATGTTAGAAAGGAGGTTGACGAGGTTTGCAGTACGACGTCGTCTTCGTCGATCGGAAGGAATAGTGACGATGACGTGTCGTCGGAGAGATCAACCGTTGAGAACGAAAATGAAGCGGAGAGTGCTTATAATGGTGGTGCTTTACACGACATGGAAGCTTTGGAAGAGGTTCTTCCTATTAG GAGAGGTATTTCAAGCTTCTATAATGGCAAGTCCAAATCCTTCACAAGCCTAGCTGATGTTGTTACAACACCATCTGTAAAAGACATAGTGAAACCAGAGAATGCATACACAAGGAGACGCAGGAATTTGATGGCGTATAACCATGTTTGGGACAAGAACAAAAATTACCCTTTGAGAAGCCATGGTGGTGGAATTTCAAAGAGAACAATGAGCTTAAGTAGAAGTGCTTTAGCTCTTGCAGTTGCAATGACCAATTCTGATAGCAGTTCTAGTATTACAAGTGATGATTCAGCTTCTTCaacctcaaattcttcatcacTTCCACCTCTTTATCCGCGGAATAGAGTGTCTTCTTTAGCATCTCCTTTGCAAAGGAATTTCTTTTCCTTGGCTGATCTGCATAATTGTGCCATTGCTGCAACAATGAACATGTCAAGTTCCTcaattgaaaatgaaaaagccTATCATCCATCATAG
- the LOC127092226 gene encoding 17.9 kDa class II heat shock protein, with product MDFRLMGLDAPVLHALHQMMDLSDDNSVDKSSHNAPTRSYVRDAKAMAATPADVKENPNSYVFVIDMPGLKSGDIKVQVEDENVLVISGERKREEEKEGAKYLRMERRVGKLMRKFVLPENANTDAVSAVCQDGVLSVNVEKLPPPQPKKPRTIEVKIA from the coding sequence ATGGAtttcagattgatgggtttggATGCTCCAGTATTGCATGCTCTACACCAAATGATGGATCTTTCAGACGACAATTCTGTGGACAAGTCATCACACAATGCTCCGACACGGTCATACGTTAGAGATGCAAAGGCGATGGCTGCAACTCCGGCGGACGTGAAGGAAAATCCAAATTCATACGTGTTTGTTATCGACATGCCAGGGTTGAAATCTGGTGATATAAAGGTTCAGGTGGAAGATGAGAATGTGCTTGTGATAAGCGGTGAGAGGAAGAGGGAAGAAGAGAAAGAAGGTGCAAAGTATTTGAGAATGGAGAGAAGAGTTGGAAAATTGATGCGAAAGTTTGTTCTTCCTGAGAATGCTAATACAGATGCTGTTTCGGCTGTGTGTCAAGATGGGGTTCTCAGTGTTAATGTTGAAAAATTGCCTCCGCCTCAGCCTAAGAAACCTAGAACTATTGAGGTTAAGATTGCTTGA